A stretch of Vulpes vulpes isolate BD-2025 chromosome 4, VulVul3, whole genome shotgun sequence DNA encodes these proteins:
- the ZNF248 gene encoding zinc finger protein 248 isoform X3, with product MSLKNISGLIISRKNYSGKKPDEFNVYEKLLLDIRHEKTPPGGKSYKYNQKRNVLNHSHNLNQPIFDQPSEYNENGQGFHEEAAFFTNKKIQIGETLCKYNACGRTLIHSLELSLSQTTHLEMEPYECNICGKSFYTDLRLGHQRTLTGETPYEYNEYGQTLCDNSTFIIHQETYARKIPHEYKVDHKTWEKSALFKHQIVHMGKKPYEHNENGNNFNKKSHLTQLRRAHSGEKTFECGECGKTFWEKSNLTQHQRTHTGEKPYECTECGKSFCQKPHLTNHQRTHTGEKPYECKQCGKTFCVKSNLTEHQRTHTGEKPYECNTCRKSFCHRSALTVHQRTHTGEKPFMCNECGKSFCVKSNLIVHQRTHTGEKPYKCNECGKTFCEKSALTKHQRTHTGEKPYECDGCGKTFSQRSVLTKHQRIHTRVKALSTS from the coding sequence AtgagtttgaaaaatatttcaggcTTAATTATTAGTAGGAAGAACTATTCTGGAAAGAAGCCTGATGAGTTTAATGTCTATGAGAAATTGCTCCTGGATATTAGGCATGAGAAAACTCCTCCTGGGGGGAAATCTTATAAATACAATCAAAAAAGGAATGTGCTCAATCATAGCCACAATCTCAATCAGCCAATTTTTGATCAGCCTTCTGAATATAATGAAAATGGACAAGGCTTCCATGAGGAAGCAGCCTTttttacaaacaagaaaatacagATTGGAGAGACGCTCTGTAAATATAATGCATGTGGAAGAACCCTCATCCACAGTTTAGAACTCAGTTTATCTCAGACTACTCATTTAGAGATGGAGCCATATGAATGCAATATTTGTGGGAAGTCCTTTTATACAGATTTAAGATTGGGACATCAGAGAACTCTTACAGGGGAGACTCCTTATGAATACAATGAATATGGGCAAACCTTATGTGATAACTCAACTTTCATTATTCATCAAGAAACCTATGCAAGAAAGATTCCCCATGAATATAAAGTAGATCATAAAACATGGGAAAAATCAGCCCTCTTTAAACATCAGATAGTACACATGGGCAAAAAACCTTACGAGcacaatgaaaatggaaataatttcaacAAAAAGTCACATCTCACCCAACTTCGAAGAGCTCACTCAGGTGAAAAAACTTTTGAATGTGGTGAATGTGGGAAAACATTCTGGGAGAAGTCAAACCTCACCCAGCATCAAAGaacacacacaggagagaaaccctatgaatgtactgaatgtgggaaatcctttTGTCAGAAACCACACCTTACCAACCATCAGCGAACACATACAGGAgaaaaaccctatgaatgtaagcaGTGTGGAAAAACATTCTGTGTAAAGTCAAATCTTACAGAACATCAGAGAACGCATACAGGGGAGAAACCGTATGAATGTAATACATGTAGGAAATCCTTCTGCCACAGGTCAGCCCTAACTGTCCATCAGAGaacacacacaggagagaaaccctttatgtgtaatgaatgtgggaagtcCTTCTGTGTGAAGTCAAACCTCATCGTACATCAAAGAACTCACACAGGGGAGAAACCCTATAAGTGTAACGAGTGTGGGAAAACCTTTTGTGAAAAATCTGCTCTCACTAAacatcagagaactcacacaGGGGAGAAACCCTATGAGTGTGATGGATGTGGGAAAACATTCAGTCAGAGGTCAGTACTCACaaaacatcagagaattcacacaaGGGTGAAGGCTCTTTCCACATCCTGA